The Megalops cyprinoides isolate fMegCyp1 chromosome 10, fMegCyp1.pri, whole genome shotgun sequence genome window below encodes:
- the fxyd7 gene encoding FXYD domain containing ion transport regulator 7: MATTGESMVIDQSAFEYDYETLRTTGVILAVVMFVLGILIALTLAQLKAHSQQRQKCPLRQYKERAVGAREGAAGCRRIHAGERKGGHRC; this comes from the exons ATGGCAACTACAGGAG AATCGATGGTTATTGATCAAAGTGCCTTTGAGTATG ACTACGAGACCCTCAGGACCACAGGGGTGATCTTGGCGGTGGTCATGTTTGTTCTCGGGATCCTCATTGCGTTGA CTCTAGCCCAGTTGAAGGCTCACAGCCAGCAAAGACAGAAG TGCCCCCTCAGACAGTATAAGGAGAGAGCAGTGGGGGCGAGGGAGGGGGCGGCTGGCTGTCGAAGGATTCACGCCGGAGAAAGGAAAGGCGGCCACAGGTGCTAA
- the LOC118785173 gene encoding LOW QUALITY PROTEIN: NF-kappa-B inhibitor delta (The sequence of the model RefSeq protein was modified relative to this genomic sequence to represent the inferred CDS: deleted 2 bases in 1 codon): MHWPKQPKERSCNSLPTVKKLLEQKRKQETSSSPSSSSAAEASATATAVPVSTPAQATPTGKYRHCNKLTTLTYVISELGARVCPNTCKITNHVKATLKTTASRSPISPPGAAGSYSNTMGAVGPMPTFPRWEVSNPHPAPALQQDCPFSPVGSSYYLSPPEGFTQPYMPSSFTTQQTPDYSAAMSVLAYPDCPVTSAVTGTLQPPGCSWVPESSIQGHINPGHQGYGVQINTVILEEARMFLRGMDNSKKMWQDEDGDTILHIYTAKGLREYAFAAAENFQALGRLDSKEHKGKTALLVAVTANQPDIVQDLLSLGADINACDVKGQTALHLAATYGFPRVMETILTFGHSVDLEARNFEGQTPLHCAAISHSGTVKALFSAVPGQGDAGLQAQAEDKQACVQLLLQYGASLLSQDIKSNKTVLHLAVKEGNIHLVRYLLKLHLSDMQAFVNMKAHGNTALHMAAGLHGSGHQEEMIRLLLSRGADPSVRNLENDQPAHLLQSGERGEQLKLILKKRTASSRRRITSLQDQE; encoded by the exons ATGCACTGGCCGAAAC AGCCAAAGGAAAGGTCGTGTAACTCTCTGCCCACTGTGAAGAAACTCTTGGAGCAGAAGCGAAAGCAAGAAACATCCTCGtcaccttcttcctcttccGCGGCAGAGGCCAGCGCAACTGCCACCGCTGTCCCG GTGTCAACACCAGCACAAGCTACTCCAACAGGCAAGTACAGACACTGTAACAAACTGACAACCCTTACATATGTTATCTCAGAGTTA GGGGCGCGTGTGTGtccaaatacatgtaaaataacaaaCCACGTGAAAGCGACCCTCAAAACGACTGCTTCACGATCCCCCATCTCACCTCCAGGTGCCGCCGGCAGCTATTCCAACACCATGGGTGCAGTGGGACCCATGCCGACATTCCCCAGGTGGGAGGTGTccaacccccaccctgcccctgccctgcAGCAGGACTGCCCATTCTCCCCCGTGGGGAGCAGCTACTACCTGTCGCCCCCTGAGGGGTTCACTCAACCCTACATGCCTTCCAGCTTCACCACGCAGCAAACCCCGGACTACAGCGCTGCCATGAGCGTACTTGCCTAT CCGGACTGCCCAGTGACATCGGCTGTCACAGGCACGCTGCAGCCACCTGGTTGTAGCTGGGTGCCGGAGAGCAGCATCCAGGGTCACATTAACCCCGGCCACCAGGGCTACGGGGTGCAGATAAACACCGTGATACTGGAGGAGGCCCGGATGTTCCTGCGAGGGATGGACAACAGCAAGAAGATGTGGCAGGACGAGGATGGAGACAC GATCCTGCACATCTACACTGCCAAGGGCCTGAGGGAGTATGCCTTCGCGGCTGCAGAGAACTTTCAAGCCCTTGGAAGGCTGGACTCCAAAGAGCACAAGGGGAAG ACTGCTTTGCTGGTGGCAGTGACAGCCAACCAGCCGGATATTGTCCAGGACCTCCTTTCGCTTGGGGCAGACATCAACGCCTGTGATGTCAAAGGTCAGACAGCACTCCACCTGGCTGCAACATATGGCTTCCCCAGGGTAATGGAG aCCATTTTGACCTTTGGACATAGTGTGGACCTGGAGGCTCGGAATTTTGAAG GACAGACCCCTTTGCACTGCGCTGCCATCTCCCACAGTGGCACTGTGAAGGCCCTCTTCTCCGCGGTTCCCGGGCAGGGCGACGCCGGCCTCCAGGCTCAGGCGGAGGACAAGCAGGCCTGcgtgcagctgctgctgcagtatGGAGCCTCTCTGCTCAGCCAG GACATCAAGAGCAATAAGACAGTCCTGCATTTGGCTGTGAAGGAAGGGAACATTCACCTGGTGCGTTACCTGCTAAAGCTTCACCTGTCTGACATGCAGGCCTTCGTGAACATGAAG GCGCACGGGAACACTGCACTTCACATGGCGGCCGGTCTGCATGGCAGTGGCCACCAGGAGGAGATGATCCGCCTGCTTCTGAGCCGCGGGGCGGACCCCAGCGTGCGAAACCTGGAGAACGACCAGCCGGCGCACCTCCTGCAGagcggggagaggggagagcag CTCAAACTCATCCTGAAAAAGCGAACCGCTTCCTCTCGTCGACGTATCACATCCTTACAGGACCAGGAATGA